In Fimbriimonadia bacterium, the genomic window GCGAGCACGGGGCGGGCGTGCACCTGGACGGCGCGCGGATCTTCAACGCGTCGGTAGCAACCGGGGTGCCTGCAAGCGAGTACGCGGCGTGCGCCGATTCGGTCATGTTCTGCTTCTCCAAGGGCCTCTCGTGCCCGGTGGGATCCATGCTCGTGGGCTCTCGGGAGTTCATCGCGCGGGCGCACCGATGGCGGAAGATGTTCGGCGGGGGGATGCGTCAAGCGGGCGTACTGGCCGCGTGCGGCATCGTGGCGTTGGAAACCATGATCGACCGGCTGGCAGAGGACCACCGCAGGGCCCGGCTACTAGCAGAGGCGCTGGTCGAGGTCTCCGGCCTAACGGTGGACATGGAGGCAGTGCAGACCAATATGGTGTTCGCGGTGACCGAGCGGCCCGCTGCCGAGGTGCAGGAGCGCATGCGAGAGAGAGGCATCCTACTGCTCCCGGTAGGCGCGCATCGGATAAGGATGGTGCTGCACAAAGACGTGGACGACCGGGGGCTCGAACGCGCTATCGCCGCCTTCCGGGCCGGCTGATTAGGCACTCGCGTGGCATCGTGGCGGCATCGTGGCATCGCCGTCTCGGCGATGGTCTCCACCACGGGCGGGACGCCCGTGCCACGTGAGTGGCATCGTCTCCAAGCCCTGGCCCGCGTCCGCCACTTACACCCGCCGGGCGAAGATTCTTCCTATTTTTTCTGCCGGAACCCTAAAGAACCCCGCCGAGGCTGCCGAATATGCGATTAGAGACCGTTGGCTTCTTGACAGTCAAAAGGCAAACCCGTAGCGATGCGGGGACGCAAAGCCAAGGATCCCACGTGGACAGCCTGGCTGCCTGTCTGGGACTTCGCTGACGAACCCACGAGGAGGGTCACGAATGAAGATCTCAGGCATCGAATACGAAAAGGTTATGCGCCTCGTTCAGGACCACCTGGACGCCGCAAATTCTCCCACTTCCGCCACCGACACGCCCGATACTGCCGTGGACCCGGAGGACGCGAAGCTGATCGAAGAGATGGTTCGCCGGGTGGAAGAGCTTCCCGACGTTCGCGAGGACGTGGTCGAGGACATCCGCGCGCGCATCGCGGACGGTACCTATAAGATCAACTCCGCCGCGGTTGCCGATCTGATGCTCCGCCGCTCCCGAGCCGACCGCCTGAAGTAGCGATGTATCTCGAACGGAGTTTTTGACTGCGCGAGCCAGGTCGCGCTTTGGCCACAGGGACCAACCCGTCGGCGCGAAAGCGGGAACAGGCTCGCGCAGTCCCTTCGCGCTCCTCCCGCCCCGCTATCTCTCCATCCGCCCTCGACGATGGGGCACTGGTATCCGTCATGCTGAGCCTGTCGAAGCATGCAGCCGCATGTCGCGTCTTGTCACCTTCACATGCCACGCCCGCGGGTCCCGGACACATGCTTCGACAGGCTCAGCATGACGAGCGGGCGCGCCGTCCCTTGTCACTGACGCAGCCTGGCCCTCGGATGTAGGGCCACTGTCGCCAAGGAGCCTGTTCGTGCCGGCGAGCGCTGGTCCAGCACCTTTACAAGCGGTATTAGGCGACCCTCCAGATGGAGTGCGACCGATTCCGCGATGACGTCGAGGCCCTCCTGCACGGAGCGGTACGCATCAGCACGGTATTCGACGACGTGGACCTCCTGTACGGCGCCTGTGCACCCGACGCCGTGACCTTCTTCGGCGGCGAGTCGACCGGAGTGAACGGCGTGGATATCGTAGCGTGGGAGTGGAAGCTCGGCAGCCAGGTCGTCTCCGACCAGCCGTCCTTCAGCGCTAGCTTCTTCACCGCCGGCTCTGTTACGGCAACCCTCACCGTGCGAGACGCGAACGGACAGATACTTTCGG contains:
- the ltaE gene encoding low-specificity L-threonine aldolase, with the protein product MSNYVDLRSDTVTRPTPEMRQAMFDAEVGDDVFSDDPTVNRLQEMAARMMGKEAGLFVPTGSMGNQVAVRTHTKPGDAIILDEDCHILHYEVGAPAVLSQVITETVPSVRGIMDIEAVAARFRQQTTHTPGTTLLCLENTHNRAGGTITPLSHMQELSRLAREHGAGVHLDGARIFNASVATGVPASEYAACADSVMFCFSKGLSCPVGSMLVGSREFIARAHRWRKMFGGGMRQAGVLAACGIVALETMIDRLAEDHRRARLLAEALVEVSGLTVDMEAVQTNMVFAVTERPAAEVQERMRERGILLLPVGAHRIRMVLHKDVDDRGLERAIAAFRAG
- the flgM gene encoding flagellar biosynthesis anti-sigma factor FlgM, translating into MKISGIEYEKVMRLVQDHLDAANSPTSATDTPDTAVDPEDAKLIEEMVRRVEELPDVREDVVEDIRARIADGTYKINSAAVADLMLRRSRADRLK